The following proteins come from a genomic window of Gynuella sunshinyii YC6258:
- a CDS encoding helix-turn-helix transcriptional regulator, whose amino-acid sequence MTGKDSSHHVLVPEVVLLAPLPGHLKKRFSNALVMMNEQLEKNWTWEQIARHCAISPAHFHRQFKSLFNETPGHYLSRLRLQKATDHLLNNQRLSVTEIAQYCGFSSSQAMGKALKRQLGVTARAIQNMAINGTPRETGELLMKLAQPSECPDGSAVEELLAETIPAELIWLPKRTARTVRVKSADWDDLYDQFGDDIGNLMVLTPIAQLNHSWQLIEATVCDWSGDVSQHDLVLPEGHYLCCEVLIATPAAYLAALEGLFQIADQRGLDVVADGLLVEQILGGSEKEGGIFAFQIPVLE is encoded by the coding sequence ATGACAGGAAAAGATAGTTCTCACCATGTGCTGGTTCCGGAGGTTGTATTGTTAGCGCCGTTACCAGGTCATTTAAAAAAGCGTTTTTCCAATGCGCTGGTGATGATGAATGAGCAGTTGGAGAAAAACTGGACCTGGGAACAAATCGCCCGTCATTGTGCTATTTCGCCAGCACATTTTCATCGCCAGTTTAAATCGTTGTTTAATGAAACCCCCGGTCATTATCTCAGTCGTTTGCGTCTGCAAAAAGCGACTGACCATTTACTGAATAACCAACGCCTCAGTGTTACCGAAATCGCACAATATTGTGGTTTTTCTTCATCACAGGCGATGGGTAAGGCGCTTAAACGACAGCTGGGTGTTACAGCCAGGGCCATTCAAAATATGGCGATTAATGGCACACCACGAGAAACTGGTGAGTTATTGATGAAGCTGGCACAACCCAGTGAGTGTCCCGATGGCTCTGCTGTTGAAGAGCTGCTCGCCGAAACCATTCCCGCTGAGTTGATTTGGTTGCCCAAACGGACAGCCAGAACTGTTCGCGTAAAAAGTGCCGATTGGGACGATCTCTATGATCAGTTTGGTGATGACATTGGCAACTTGATGGTGCTCACACCGATCGCTCAGCTGAATCATTCCTGGCAACTCATAGAGGCGACCGTTTGTGATTGGTCGGGTGATGTGAGTCAGCATGACCTGGTTCTTCCGGAAGGTCATTATCTGTGCTGCGAGGTATTAATTGCCACTCCTGCTGCTTATCTGGCTGCCCTGGAAGGGTTATTCCAGATTGCTGATCAGCGTGGATTGGACGTTGTTGCAGATGGGCTTTTGGTCGAGCAGATACTGGGAGGAAGTGAGAAAGAGGGCGGAATTTTCGCTTTCCAGATTCCTGTTCTGGAGTAG